The genomic DNA TCCAGGTTCTGCTATTTGCTGTGATCCTGTTGATATATGTGCTGATGCTGCTGAGCAACCTGGCCATCATCAGCCTCACTTTCCTAGACTTCTACCTTCACTCACCTATGTACTTCTTCCTCTGCAACTTCTCCCTCATGGAGATGCTGGTCACCTCCACTGTGGTACCTAGGATTTTGGTAGACCTGCTATCCATTCACAGGACCATGTCCTTGGCCGAATGCCTAACCCAGTCTTTCTTTTACTTCTCCCTGGGCTCCACCAACTTCCTGATCCTCAACATCTTGGCCTTTGGTCACTACATGGCCATCTGCCACCCCCTGCACTACCCAACCATCATGAACGGTCCAGTGTGTGTGAAGCTGGTGGTGGCCTGTTGGATGTTTGGGTTCCTCTTCATTGTCTCTCCCACACTGCAGAAAACATGGCTCTGGTTCTATGTGGCCCTAATGTCATTGACCACTACTTCTGTGACTCTGCCCCACTGCTCAAGCTTGCCTGCTCTGACACCCACCACACTAAGCGCAGGGACCTCTTCCTGTCCCTGATCTTTTTGATGACCACCATGCTGCTCATTATTCTCTGCTACATCCTCATTGTGGCTGCAGTGCTGCACATCCCCTCCTCCTCTGGGGGCCAGAAGGCCTTCTCCACCTGCGCCTCTCACCTCACAGTGGTGGTTCTGAGCTATGGCAATGCCATCTTCATCTATGTGAGGCCAGGCAAGGGCCACTCCACACACCTCAACAAAATGGTGGCCCTGGTGACTGCAATGGTAACCCCTTCATCTTCACCTTCTGGAATGAGGTCAAGGATGTCATGTAGGATGTGACCAAAAGGATCTTCCTTAGAGACCCAGCACCTGGAGGTGAGAGGGTGAGCTCTTAACAGGGCTGGAGAGTACCTGGCAAGTCAAGAGTAGACTTGCCACAGGTGGGCACCcacatgcccaggctggagctcctCAATCTCTTTTTTCTCAGTCTCTGCTGCTCCCTCATCTTCAGGCAAGTTTCTTCTCCTGCACTGCAGAGAACTAATGACACATACTGTTACAGTGTCTCAAAGGCAAGTTTCTGTGCATCTGAGATAGTTAAAGAACAGATAGGGAATGTGGTGTAAATACACCGTAATAATAAtttagctattattaaaatgtcctatTAAAACCTCTCTTTCTCAGATCTGTGGTTTTGCTTACATTCTTTTAAGTTGCTTTGTGTTTGACTTTTATTTTGGGTAGGTTTCCTTTCCAGGACCTGGTTTCAAGGTCTAGGATAGGGTTCTGAAAATGGGAGGTGCTCTAAGAAGAGCAGAGAGGCCTGGCACCCCAGCACAGGAGGAGTCATGTGCCTCTGTTGGTTCCCCTCTCTTGGACTGACTGCTCCTTGATGGAAGCACCCCTCACACCCAGGCTTCCCACTTCTTCCATCTGGCCCTGATTACCAGGATGGTCGAAGCAAAGATGGCAGAAGTCAGACGAGAAGGAGTAAATGGAGTGGGACTGATATTGTGGGTCATGGGGTGGGAGGGCTGATGAAAGAGGCATTCCTTGGAAATCTGTGGATGGCATGGAAAGTCATGGGAAGATGATGGGGGCAGGAAGAGCTCCAGGTCTGGTTTCTTATACTAGACTGAGTCTCAACTAGGCTGGGCTAGaattagcaaagcaggacaaagaGTAGATACAAACTTCCTCTCACTTCTGAAGCTGGCTCCATCCACAGATCCCTAGAGGAGAGGCCCTGCTCATAACTTGCAGTGTGAAATCGCAGTGTGGGAGCCACCCCCTAGGGCCAAGACTATGAAGAATAGTTGTAGGGGAAGCCTTCCAGGACACAGAGCCTGGAGGCAACACTGTCTTACTGGCTCTGCCATTTAGCTTGATCTCTaatgtagctttcttttttttcccaactaCCACAGTACATGTTTGCATTTGTGGGCCTCACCAAAAGTGGGAAGATACTTCTGATTCTGCTGTAAAGGCCAGTAGGGAAAAGTTTTACATCCAAGAACTTTGTCTTTTTCACTTCTCAAGAGACTAATTACTTGCCCTCCTTACAAACTTCctgaaaaaactgaaaagctaAGTGGGAAGTAATTATCTCCTTCTGAGATGCAGATACGTTTCCTTGGCTTCTTCTCCTAAAATAATCAGCACAGGAGTCACTCAGTGTCCTCTCTGGGGACTCCTTCCTGCACTTTCTCATCTCTGCACATTCCcctctttaaaaactaaaaataatcaaTATCCTGTAGCCAGCTATTGCCTGTTTTTCATAGGATTTCCTTGGAAGTGGGGTCTCTGGTCAGTTTTGGGGAAGGTATGAATTGCTTTGGGCCTTCGCAGCCATCACCCAATGTAATCCAGCATCACGCAGCCTGACCAGCCCCACAGCCTTGCCTGTGGTTCTTTGCTCTTCAAAGTGTGCttcttgaggctgggcacagtggctcacacctgtaatcctagcactttgggaggccaaggagggtggatgatgaagtcagaagattgagaccatcctggccagtgtgatgaaaccccatctctactaaaaatacaaaaaaattagccaggcatggtggtgtgtgcctgtaatctcagccactcaggaggttgaggcaggagaatcgctggaacccgggaggcggaggttgcagtgagccgaaattgtgtcactgcactccagcctgggtaacagagtgagactgtctcaaaacaaacaaacaaacaaacaaacaaacaaacaaacaaacaaaacccaaagtgTCCTCCTTGAAACAGCAGTAGCCTCTCCTGGGAGCTTATTGgaaatgcagagtctcaggcTGAGATCTcctaaatcagaatctgcatttgtgCAAGATACCCAGGTGATTCCTGTGTACATTAATATCTGAGTAACGCTGATCTAGACAATATGCTGATGGAATTTTCAAACAGGAAATTGTCTAAGAAAGCCCTTGTTCCAGTCTCAACAATGTGAAGGGCATTGGAAGAGGGAATTTGGGGATGCATCTGCTATTATTGgaggcatttttttcttagtaacttTTATTCCAGGTCCTGTTTCTGGAGACAGTAACCAGGATACAGACCCTGAAGATTCTCATCCTAGTCTGACTTTAAACTTCTTGAGTGACTCTATCGAGAGGCCCAGCCTCTGGTTCACTGTTAGAATTCCATGTGGATGTGACCTGGAGATGTCTGGATATATTGGTTCCAGACATTTCCTATATTTCAAATGTTCATGGAAtcaattgtgagaaataaaatacaaatttctttccttcttttcaacttttattttgggttcaaggggtacatgtgcaagtttgttgcaTGGATAAATTGCATGTTGCTGGAGTTTCGTGTGCAGATAACTTTGTCACCCAAGTAATCAGCATAATACCTAATAGacagttttttgatcctcacactcctccctccctccaccctcaagtaggtcccAGTGTCTACAATACCCTTCTTTGTGCCCAtgtatactcaatgtttagctcccatttataagagaaaacacggtatttggttttctgtttctgtcttaatttgcttacgataatggcttccagctccatctgagtttctgcaaatgacatgactttactcttttttatggctgcatagtattctctggagtatatgtaccacgttttctttatccagtccaccattaatGGGCATCTAGGTTGCTTCTATGTCTTTGATGTTGAAACACAATCTTTAAAAGTGACATTGAATCTATACTTGCTTTCTGTCAATATATGTTTCTTTCAAGTGATGGAGACTAAGTGTGCAATAACTGTGAGGAACGGGGTTACCAGAATTGCTGACAGATATGTACTCCGGAGGGGTttagaggaggcaaaactgagcaACTTCAGATCCTGGAGAGTCCAACTTTGAATCAACCCCTCTTTTAATTCAGatggaagaagaaaatttcaaaggTGGGGAGATGGAAAAACAGTTTGAAGAATCAGATTCTGCTGTCAGTTCTGCCGTTTCTTTGACCAACTCATTTTTCCTCTCAGCCGTGTTTCCCTTGCCCACTAAAGTGGATCAGGAACACTGCTTGCTGCagtttcagaatcagaaagtttCCTTCTGAGCTCTCATACACTCTATAGGAAAACACCTTATGAAATTAACCAcactttttaattttcccagCACATGGGGAACTCTTTGAGGTCAGACTCCgcatttctttcatctttaacAGTCACTGCTGTTAAAGTGTTTTGCTCATGATGGGTGATCTCGGTGAATCTTTATTTAGTTGAATTACTATGAGGGTAAAACCGAatggaaaatatatgtaaaggTGGCTCATAAAgtataaaaagtatacaaaagtAAGATATTGCTAGTAGAACTGTTCTTACTTTACTCATCCTTCTTTCATTTACTCTACAAATACTTTTCTAGGTAGCAAGCAGAGAATAATTAGAGGGAAAAAACATCAATTCATTCAATAGCTACTGCAGACACCAGAGTCATTGCTCGGTTATATAATTAAAGAACAAGCAAAATTTTGGTCCAGAAATGGAAACTAGGAACTTAAAAAGACCCTCCGACTTGAGTTAGGGGTATTTCAGCAAGCAAGAAAGACACTTCCAGAAAGCCAGAGAAAGGGGGGCCTCATTTAGGAAGGAGTTAGCTTGGAGTGAACGGGGTCACGAGAAGAACCAGTGGGCTGCTAAGTGAGCCCCATCTTCCAGGCTCCAAAGGAGTCGACCTCTTTCACTTCCACATAgtggattttttaaatgcttgacaTTTGTGATAAATTAgtagttttattgttttcaagtATGTGTAGCTACGAATAAACTTCTGATTGTAGTTTATATATCACAAATTGGGAAATGGTGTTTGGTAAAAGTGTATTTACAGAAACAATGTGTCAGAACAGCTTAAATCGGGGCTACTTTAGAAAATTCTGCATCGGCAAAAGCTAAGGGAACTCCGTGATCCTGAGGTCAAAGTAACTGAAAGATTTTTAACTTTCAGGCGATAGTTGGAGGAAGGAGGACAGCAGAGCTGATGCTTTATTCCAAAGGCAGCATGGCACATCATAGGCTTTCAAGTATTTTATTCGCACACATATGTGAACGTAAcataatgttcatattttatgTAATGTGTAGcataatatgtatgtgtgtaaaataGGATATataatgactgaataaatgaacttACTAGATGTATTACAATCCCTTGCCTTCAGGCAAACGAATGTTTCTAATCATACAGAAGCAAAGTCTATCCTTCTAAAACTCTGAATATTTCCTCTCTGGAAACCATGTAATTCCTCACTAGTGGAGAtttatcttgtttaatttttctgtttcgtCTTTCTCTGAGGCAAAGGTACCTGATGAATTGCACTCTCACACTGTCCACCTTATATTCGATGTGCTACTCAGGTGTCATCTCACCAGGAAGCCGTCGCTCAGCCCCGTCTGGTCTCAGCGTTGCTCTCCTGGGTGCTCATAAACCTTCTGGGATTCCACTGTTGCATATTCCCTGCTGTGCTGGAAACAGCCCTTTATCACCCTATCACTCTTTCCTTCCTTAGGCCAAGAGCTTTGTCAGGTTAAGGACCATTTATGCCATCTTTACCTTCTTACCCTATACCTGTTGCAGTGCCTGAGACACACAGCCTACTCATATtggtgaaatgaataaataaatggatgaataattATACAAGgacccagccccccaccccatacactcacacacacattgaaAAACAATCGGTTTGTTTTTGGTAAGGTTTGCTTCTTCCCTTGATCCCAGGTAGCCCAAGGACTCGTGGTGCCTCCATTCAGCAATGGATGCACATTGTGACAGAGAAGCACACcctgaacacatacacacatgcacacacacatgcacacacacatgcacacacatgcatatgcacatgcatacacacatgcacacatatgtacacacatacgtacacatatatatatactgggACTGGATACTATCTCTTCATCAGAGAGCACTTCTTGACTACTCTTCCTTAAATGCAAAGCACATGCACTTCCCTTTACTGAAAGCTCTGGGCTACTCTCAGAGTTCTTATGGCTGCCAGGGGATATAGGGAACACTTCCATGGTGGCCCTTAAAAGCTTTGGACCAGACTGTGCAGCACTGAGGGCTCActgtaggaaaagaaaactaaagaaactCAACAGTGGTCTTCCCACTTGCCAGAAGTCTCTCTCCTTACAGAACTGCTCGATGGAGACAGGCCGGAGGCCCCTGCACCCTGGGCTCATTATCGTGCTTTGCGAAGGCCTTTCAGCCTCTGCATCTGCCCCTGTAGCACTGTTTTAACTATTTCATTGCGGAAAGTAAGGATAAAGGGATTGAGGAAGGGGGTGAGAACTGAAGTCACCAAGGCCACAACCTTCTTGACTTGCGCAGAGTGAGCTGTGCCAGGCCTGACATACAGAAAGATGGTACTACCATAACCAATGAAGACCAGTGTGAGGTGAGACCCACAGGTGGAGAAAGTCTTCTGGCGGTTGCTGGCAGAGGGGATCCGTAGCACAGTGGTCACTATGTAGCCATAGGAGATGAGGGTCACCAGGAAGGAGCTGAGGACAAAGGCCAAGGCCATCAGAAAGTCCCAGAATTCCAGTAGGTGGGTGTCAGAGCAGGACAACTGTAGGAGAGGTGCATTGTCACAGAAGAAGTGGTTAATGACGTTGCCGTGGCAATAATCAAGATGAGCTCGAGAGAGGACAGTGGGTACCATGGCTAGGAAAGGAACTGCCCAGGCAGCCCCAGCCAGCTGGACACACACAGCCCGGCTCATCAGCGTGCCATAGCGCAGTGGGTGGCAGATAGCCACAAAGCGGTCAAGGGCCATATCTGCCAGGATGAGGAAAGAGGTGGAACCCAAGGAAAAGTAGAAGTAGAACTGGACCATGCAGCCAGTGAAGGTAATGACTTTGTGGGGGACCAGCAGGTCTGAGAGCATCCTGGGCACTGCAGTCATGGTTACCAAGATCTCCAGCAAGGAAAAATTGCCCAGGAAGAAGTACATGGGTGTATGTAAGTGGGTGTCAGCTACAATCATAACTATGATGATGGTGTTTCCCATGAAGGCGAGAAGGTAAAGCACAAGGAAGGGGCCATACAGAAGAGCCTGCAGCTCGCCGAGGGAAGAGAAGCCTGAGAGGACAAATTCCGAGGGCTGACTCAGATTTGCCATGATCCACGGGCTGGGGTCCTACAGGCAAGGGAAACAAAAGGCAGCTGGAGaggcagaaacagagagagacagagaaccaCTGACCACGAAACAGAAGAAacagggacagagacagagaatagagagagagaggcaagTAGCCAGCGAGTGataaacagaaaagcagaaagaaaaagcaataaagataACAGAATGGGAATAGGAGAATCATAGCAAAACAGAGTGAAGGTATCCGAGAAGTGAAAGGCATAGAAAGCCATtgtgaaaaagagagaaggctgggaatagtggctcacgcctgtaatcccagtgggctggggcgggtggataacttgaggtctggagttcaagaccagtgtggcctgcatgatgaaaccctgtctgtactaaaaatacaaaaataagccaggtgtaggcacctgcaatctcagctacctggcaggctgaggaatgagaatcacttgaacctggggggccacggttagagtgagctgaggttgtgccactgcacttcagcctgggtgacagagcaagactccatctcaaataaaaaaaaaaaaaaaaagaaagaaaggaagaaagaaaaacaggagcaGATTAAGGAAGACCACATGGCAACAGACATCCACATGGCAAGAGACATTGACATTTAGGGagaaaacaagaaggaaataacagaggaacagagaaggaacagaaaaaattcaaatataggagagggagaaaaagagaaagacaggaaagggaagaaaacagaaaaaagagagagagggagagaaaacattaGTGCACATGACCCAGAAGCTCCCGATGTAGGCCGATGTGTCTGTGTCACACCCAGAGGTGGTACCCCCAGACCCCTTTTAAAGGGTCCCTGCAAACCTTTCTGAGCTGTCTCTCTGAAGACCCTCACTTGTGTACATTTCTCTAGCAGTGATTATGAAATTAGTGATAGTCAGAGGTTTGAGTCCAGAAATTAGCTTTCTCTAGAGTGGCCCTCTGCTTAATGTTTGCAAAGATGGAGAGCAGAAAGGGTACAGGAGGTCAGGGAGTAAGGCCTGGAAATCCAAATGAatccccgtctctcctaaaaatacaaaaaattagcaggtagtggtggtgggtgcctgtaatcccagctctctgggaggctgagacaagagaattgcttgagcccaggaggcagaggttacaatgagcagagatcgcatcAGCCATCTACCCGAGGTCACAGCTTTGCCTCCCTAGTACACCTCCCCTCCTGCGTTGGTGGGAAGCACAAGCTATGGAGTTGGCCCGCCTGTGTTAGGACTCTGGCTCCAGACTTGCTTGTCATGGGTCATAAATCTGCTCTTCTTTGTTACTTACTGTCTCAGAGCCTCCATTTACTCAGCTATAGAGTAAAGGTAATACTAGTACTTAGACTCTAAGgtgattataaaattaaataagtaaacttTTTAGGGCAGTGACTGGCACATACTAGCTAACAtatcattgttgttgttgttgttatcgtTATTGTTATCAAGTTCTTATTGTTGCAACTGTCAATAGAACGCAGATTTTCTTGGGCCATCGTCTCTCCACACTTCTTGttgccagggtgtgtgtgtgtgtgtgtgtgtgtgtgtgtgtgtgtgtgaagatctTTACAGCTTTACACTGTTCCTTGGAATTTCAGTTCACTAAAAGGgtactttaaaacatttcaaacacacacaaacgTAAGTATTTACAACACACACTGTAAGGAGTGGAAGGTGTGAAGCTGTGTATAGTTATACTCTGACCCTTTCTCCAGCCCCATAAAAGCTTCATTTGGGGCTGTGTCCTGGCTACCCAGCAAAGGCATTCTAGTTTTAAAAAGCTTtgtactggctgggtgcagtggctcatgcttgta from Callithrix jacchus isolate 240 chromosome 11, calJac240_pri, whole genome shotgun sequence includes the following:
- the LOC100404298 gene encoding olfactory receptor 6V1 — its product is MANLSQPSEFVLSGFSSLGELQALLYGPFLVLYLLAFMGNTIIIVMIVADTHLHTPMYFFLGNFSLLEILVTMTAVPRMLSDLLVPHKVITFTGCMVQFYFYFSLGSTSFLILADMALDRFVAICHPLRYGTLMSRAVCVQLAGAAWAVPFLAMVPTVLSRAHLDYCHGNVINHFFCDNAPLLQLSCSDTHLLEFWDFLMALAFVLSSFLVTLISYGYIVTTVLRIPSASNRQKTFSTCGSHLTLVFIGYGSTIFLYVRPGTAHSAQVKKVVALVTSVLTPFLNPFILTFRNEIVKTVLQGQMQRLKGLRKAR